Proteins found in one Ischnura elegans chromosome 11, ioIscEleg1.1, whole genome shotgun sequence genomic segment:
- the LOC124168454 gene encoding fibronectin type-III domain-containing protein 3A isoform X3, with protein sequence MAAGPHTSPPASSGASPPPHSLAQSSSPSASTPPSSASSSASTSSSPPGHQQQQQQVPMLHRDERTHRQYVKLKRKLEQKHLHGMRGPIQDERLSPPHQLLTRRDMGNGMMSGRRRSRESVGMVASVGDDLSNQQDEEVEGEAGKLLSELLASTRPPQVSNLEPRSALLHWSQPTTGREPTGSDGCVTGLPSGSELCYEVLLSERGKEGKYRLIYSGDSLSCRVEDLRPGTDYWVKLQVRWRRKSVMQSMGGGEGSLGSWEGAGPPSEPTAFSTPPCAPDAPMPPKLISRGRTNLQLRWNAGVDNGSHISQYVLEWDQGRQILGGETIGEDEVGPPPELTFTEVYRGRGKQTTLSKLQPSTCYSFRVYAINECGKSDYSEVVQLWTSGSPPAQPPPPTLREARVNSLSLAWDNRKSDGKGYRGDDNSRNGTLEYTLQMEDPSTGHGFLPVYSGVVTHCTCSGLARHSEFKFRLRAANEEGPSKWSDEVSYLTLPAPPTAPSRPVLVKPHVGRGKGGGQQRSKPPESSLTVHASSFSPRKGSNQITPAPSPGCPVGHPIKVKWDPPSDNGGAPIALYTLQMDSGSGFETVYTGLENEYTIKAPIPGTTYRLKVSCSGPGGHGPFSDITSIVADIVPPSAPLKPRVINARTRPTSLSIKWGGPEFNGGAAVTDYEVDMLEDEEGDNEGAEGESRHSESESGDIKKQGNDDGDKKSEGPLGGRNRKKRRTVYRGKELECTAAELLPGRTYAFQVRAYNRAGAGSWSDMVEGLTGAGPPSAPMNLTASAKSFSNVIVQWDEPASLNGAPVSSYRLEMSVGKEDGEGSSDGSKEEPVFSAIHTGSSRSHEVKGLSPATSYSFRVRAINSAGVGPYSATCLCCTPPSVPGPFPGPPRLAPLLGSSAGSHEERPSSRASSSSSSTSSSAALTTSSCHSSPVLAEDVQPVPLASCTSLEVVWDEPPCNGSFISQYVVHVSEVGVTGGDRVLVVPPVLYVVIEDLQPDTAYRIKVQAENSCGLGPYSPVLKACTQPLPPNPPHLECQSSGHAQIRLRWTSAASQMNSLSPSFSTSSHDVKYTVQMQNPRTKDFQNVWHGTGLSCKVNRLAEGKSYFFRIAAANLSGRGPFSKAYEFRTSLAPPPTLRSPRCVEVSKNGCVLEWQSCRAIGGDPVVYQVQLCRMRDQEYKQVYHGSETKVTLNDLESGAEYGARVCPIRLLGGGSNGELPGSPSPPVKFSTPSSIALSSNGSGSNASNNGNCSEGSKLLQASQTSIGERKPLTDQQWAAIIVFGFTIFSIAMAFIVQHSLLWAQREEN encoded by the exons ATGGCAGCTGGACCTCATACATCACCACCTGCGTCCTCAG GAGCCTCTCCTCCGCCCCACAGCCTTGCTCAATCCTCTTCCCCCTCTGCCTCCACTCCTCCCTCGTCTGCCTCCTCATCCGCCTCCACCTCTTCCTCGCCACCCGGCCaccagcaacaacagcagcaagtCCCCATGTTACACCGAGACGAGCGCACGCACAGGCAATATGTTAAGCTCAAGCGGAAGCTGGAGCAAAAGCACCTGCACGGCATGCGAGGACCAATTCAGGACGAAAGGCTGAGTCCGCCTCACCAGCTACTCACGAGAAGGG ACATGGGGAATGGAATGATGTCTGGACGCAGGAGAAGTCGGGAGAGTGTTGGTATGGTGGCGTCAGTTGGGGATGACTTGAGCAACCAGCAGGACGAGGAAGTTGAAGGAGAGGCTGGCAAGCTTCTCTCTGAGCTTCTGGCCAGCACACGTCCCCCGCAG GTCTCCAACCTGGAGCCCCGTAGTGCCCTCCTCCACTGGTCGCAACCAACGACTGGAAGAGAGCCAACGGGCAGTGATGGATGTGTCACTGGCTTGCCATCTGGCTCCGAGCTGTGTTATGAAGTTCTTCTCAGTGAgagagggaaggaggggaagTATAGGCTCATATACAGCGGCGATTCCCTCTCATGCAG AGTGGAAGACTTGAGGCCTGGTACAGACTACTGGGTGAAGCTTCAGGTGAGGTGGAGGAGGAAAAGTGTGATGCAGTCAATGGGAGGTGGCGAAGGCTCGCTGGGATCGTGGGAAGGTGCTGGGCCCCCATCGGAGCCGACAGCATTTTCCACACCCCCGTGTGCTCCTGATGCACCCATGCCTCCCAAACTGATTAGCCGAGGAAGGACCAATTTACAGCTTAG ATGGAATGCTGGTGTTGACAATGGCTCGCATATAAGCCAGTATGTGTTAGAATGGGACCAAGGGAGGCAGATATTGGGTGGGGAGACCATTGGAGAGGATGAGGTTGGACCACCGCCTGAATTGACATTCACCGAAGTGTATCGTGGCCGTGGCAAGCAGACCACCCTCAGCAAGCTGCAGCCATCAACCTGCTACTCTTTCCGAGTGTACGCAATCAATGAATGTGGGAAGAG TGACTACAGTGAAGTGGTGCAGTTGTGGACTAGTGGCAGCCCTCCTGCTCAACCCCCGCCTCCCACTCTCCGGGAGGCTCGTGTCAATTCCTTATCGTTGGCGTGGGACAACCGCAAGAGTGATGGCAAGGGCTATCGAGGGGATGACAACTCCAGGAATGGAACCCTGGAGTACACCCTTCAGATGGAAGATCCTTCCACCGGCCATGGTTTCCTTCCCGTGTACTCTGGTGTTGTCACACATTGTACATGTAGTGGGCTTGCTAGGCATTCTGAGTTTAAATTCAGG CTAAGGGCAGCGAATGAGGAGGGGCCATCCAAGTGGTCGGATGAGGTTTCCTACCTCACCCTGCCGGCTCCACCCACGGCTCCATCCCGCCCTGTCCTTGTGAAGCCTCACGTGGGCCGAGGTAAAGGCGGGGGCCAGCAAAGGTCTAAGCCTCCAGAAAGCTCACTCACTGTCCATGCTTCGAGTTTCTCACCTAGGAAAGGCTCCAACCAAATCACCCCTGCCCCATCACCTGGCTGTCCTGTTGGTCACCCCATTAAG gtTAAATGGGATCCCCCCTCTGATAATGGAGGTGCACCAATTGCTTTATATACCCTTCAAATGGATAGTGGTTCAG gTTTTGAGACTGTATACACTGGCCTAGAGAATGAATATACAATTAAAGCACCTATTCCTGGCACTACATATCGTCTGAAAGTCTCGTGTAGTGGACCTGGTGGTCACGGTCCATTCTCAGACATCACTTCCATTGTGGCTGATATTGTTCCTCCATCTGCTCCCCTCAAGCCTAGAGTAATTAATGCTCGCACCAGGCCTACATCTCTGAGTATTAAATGGG GTGGTCCCGAATTCAATGGAGGAGCAGCCGTCACGGATTATGAAGTGGACATGCTGGAAGACGAGGAAGGGGACAACGAGGGTGCAGAGGGGGAAAGTCGTCATTCCGAGTCGGAGAGCGGTGATATCAAGAAGCAGGGGAATGACGATGGTGATAAGAAGTCGGAGGGACCACTAGGTGGGAGGAATAGGAAGAAAAGGAGGACGGTGTACAGGGGGAAGGAACTGGAGTGCACGGCTGCCGAACTTCTCCCCGGGAGGACGTATGCTTTCCAAGTCCGAGCCTACAACAGGGCTGGG GCTGGAAGTTGGTCTGACATGGTGGAAGGGTTGACTGGAGCTGGTCCTCCTTCGGCACCCATGAACCTTACTGCCTCTGCCAAGTCATTCAGCAATGTGATAGTGCAATGGGATGAACCTGCCTCTCTGAACGGGGCCCCAGTGTCCTCTTACCGGCTCGAGATGAGTGTGGGAAAAGAGGATGGCGAGGGAAGTAGTGACGGTTCAAAGGAGGAACCAGTGTTCTCTGCCATCCACACTGGCTCAAGTCGTTCCCACGAGGTGAAAGGCCTGTCCCCGGCCACTTCCTATTCGTTTAGAGTCCGAGCCATTAACTCTGCCGGGGTGGGCCCCTACTCGGCCACCTGTTTGTGCTGCACGCCCCCGTCAGTCCCAGGGCCCTTCCCCGGCCCGCCCCGCCTTGCCCCCCTCCTTGGTTCGTCGGCTGGCTCCCACGAGGAGCGACCCTCGTCCCGTGCGTCCTCTTCATCCTCGTCGACTTCCTCGTCTGCTGCCCTGACCACCTCCTCCTGTCATTCGTCGCCCGTGCTTGCGGAGGACGTCCAACCCGTTCCCTTGGCCTCGTGCACATCACTGGAGGTTGTGTGGGACGAGCCGCCTTGCAACGGTTCGTTCATCAGTCAGTATGTGGTCCACGTGTCGGAAGTGGGAGTGACGGGTGGAGACAGAGTCCTTGTTGTTCCTCCTGTTCTGTACGTAGTTATAGAAGACCTGCAGCCGGACACAGCGTATAg GATCAAGGTTCAAGCTGAAAACTCCTGTGGTCTTGGCCCTTATTCCCCTGTGCTGAAGGCTTGCACTCAACCCTTACCACCCAATCCACCCCATCTCGAATGCCAGTCCTCTGGACATGCACAG ATTCGTCTCAGGTGGACAAGTGCAGCAAGTCAGATGAATTCCTTATCCCCCTCTTTTTCTACCAGTTCCCACGATGTCAAATATACTGTCCAAATGCAGAATCCTAGAACTAAAGA TTTCCAAAATGTATGGCATGGCACAGGATTGAGCTGTAAGGTCAATCGTCTTGCTGAGGGAAAGTCTTATTTTTTCCGAATAGCAGCTGCAAATCTGTCGGGGCGTGGACCTTTCTCCAAGGCCTATGAATTCCGCACTTCCCTTGCTCCACCCCCAACCTTAAGAT CCCCCAGGTGTGTTGAAGTTAGTAAAAATGGCTGTGTATTGGAATGGCAGAGCTGTCGTGCCATTGGGGGTGATCCAGTGGTGTACCAGGTGCAACTATGTAGAATGAGGGATCAGGAATACAAGCAG GTGTACCATGGGAGTGAAACCAAAGTGACTCTGAACGACCTGGAATCTGGAGCCGAATATGGTGCCAGGGTATGCCCTATCCGGTTGCTCGGTGGCGGAAGCAATGGTGAACTCCCAGGGTCTCCATCTCCTCCTGTGAAATTCTCCACGCCCAGCTCCATTGCCCTCTCATCTAATGGCAGTGGCTCCAATGCCTCCAACAATGGAAATTGCAGTGAGGGATCGAAATTGCTTCAGGCCTCTCAG ACTTCGATTGGTGAGCGCAAGCCTTTGACTGATCAACAGTGGGCCGCAATTATCGTGTTTGGTTTCACGATATTCTCCATAGCAATGGCCTTCATCGTGCAGCATTCTCTACTTTGGGCACAACGTGAAGAAAATTGA